The following is a genomic window from Niabella soli DSM 19437.
GCAACTGAAAACCTACGTTAGTAAAAAGAAATTAACCCGGGTAAGTTCGGGCAAAGGTTACAGGGTCAGGGGGCTCGATTATAGTCAGCCTTACCTGGTACCCCGGGCAAAAACAGTGCTCAGCCAACTGGCGAAAGCTTTTTACGCAAAAACAGGAAGCACCTTTACAGTGACGTCGCTCACCAGGACCACGGGATCGCAGAACCGGCTGCGGAGGGTAAATGGCAATGCGGTTTCGGGGGTAAGTTCTCATAACTACGGTAGCTCTTTTGACATTTCCTATGTGCGTTTTAACGGGCGCAAAGCGCCTAACAGCCGGCTGGAGCGGGCCCTGCATGCCGTACTGGCCGACTTCCAGGCACGGGGGCAACTGCTTTATATAAAAGAATATCATGTAAGCTGTTTTCATGTTACCGCACGCTAACAGGCTGCCGGCCGGCAAAAACGTTATCTTTACCAAAATTGCACTAATGAAAAAAATCTTTGTTTATGTTCCCATAAACGGTGTCATTGAGGCCATTACACCCGCAGTGCGGATCTTTCAGACCGCTAATGATTTTCTTGCCGCTAATGGATTACCGCCTAAATTCAAAGTGGAATTAACGGGCCTGAAGAAAACCATCACTTTATCAGAAGGACCTTATACTATAACCGTAGACCGTTTGTTGAAAGATGTCAGCGAGGCGGATCTATTTATTGTTCCGGCCTTACTTCATCCTTCTATGGCAACTGCCGTTGAAGCTAACAGCGCCGCTTTTCCGCAGCTTACCGCTTTACATGCAAAAGGCACAGAGATGGCATCCTTATGCCTGGGCGCTTTTTTACTGGCGGCCACAGGAGTGCTGGATGGAAAAAAATGTTCCACCCATTGGGCCTATTATAATGAGTTCATGCAGCTATACCCGCAGGTAACCATCGCTTCGGGATCGGTAATAACCGATGAAGCAGGGGTTTATTCCAGCGGCGGCGCCAATTCTATCTGGAACCTGTTGCTTTACCTGGTAGAGAAATATACCAATCGTGAAATGGCGATCCTGCTGGCAAAATTTTTCGCAATCGATATTGACCGTAACAGCCAGAATGCCTTCTCCATTTTTAAAGGCCAGAAAGATCATCCTGACGAGGACATCATAAAAGCGCAGGATTTCATCGAAAAGAACATAAGCGAGCGCATCGCAATCGACCAACTGGCTTCCATGATCGCCGTGAGCCGGAGAAGCTTTGAGCGCCGGTTCAAGCAGGCCACTAACAACACCGTTTTGGAATATATTCAGCGCGTCCGGATCGAAGCCGCAAAACGGAAATTTGAATCCCGCCGCCTCAACATCAACGAAGTAATGTATGATGTAGGTTATACGGACACCAAGGCTTTCCGGGATGTGTTTAAAAAAGTTACGGGGTTAACGCCCATTGAGTACCGCAACAAATACTATAAGCCGAACCTGGATATTTCGTTTACCCCGGGCTATGGGCTTTCGTGAACAAATTGCCCATTTCTTATTTCTGATTTCTTATTTGCTTTAGCAGCCGCCATCATTGCCGGCAACAACTATTCCCCCAGTGTTTTCCGCAGCCCTTCTTCAAAAGAAACCGGTTCGTACCCCAGTACCGCTCTCGCTTTTGAAATATCCAGCCCGCTTTTTAACGGACGCCGGGCCAATTCATTCAGTTCCGCACTGCTTACCGGTTCTAACCGGTGTTGCGCTATACCCATAAATTTGGCTACCTGCATGGCCATCTGGTAAGGGGTGAATACGTCACTGCCACTTAGATGAAAAATACCGGTGGCGCGTTTTTCTATAATTGCAATAACTCCCTTAGCAAGATCTGCCACATAGGTAGGCGTTCGTTCCTGGTCGTTCACCACACGGAACGGTTCGTTTTTACGCAGTTTACCCGCGAGCATGGTTAGAAAGCAGTTCCGCCCGTACAAGGGCTTCCCATAAACGAAAACAGTGCGCACTATCGACCAGTCGTGCCCATACTCCCGCACCGCTTCCTCCGCTTCCTGTTTGGTTCTGCCATAGTAGCTTAACGGACTTGTTGCGTCTTCTTCTTTATGCATGCCTGTTTCCCCGTTAAAAATAAAATCGGTAGACAGAAAAATGAAAAAACTTTTATGATCCGCAGCATTCAACAATAGCTGCACCGTTCCCGCAACATTCGTTTCATAAGCATCCGCCTGGTTGCGCTCACAATCATCCGGTTTGCTCATAGCGCCGGAATGTACTACCACCTCCGGCCGAATGCTTTCAAATACTTCCAGCACTGCATACGGGTCGATAAAATCCATTTGCCGGAAATGGTAGCGTTCTCCCGCAAAGGAAGAAAGATCCGCATTTTTAGAAGAGGCGTACACTTCATACCCCGCTTCCAGTAATTGCTTTATTACATAACTGCCCACCAGGCCATTGGCGCCCGTTACTAAAACTTTCATGCTGCAATATTAAGGATTAGATGCCGGATGCTCGATTCTGGATACGGGATACTCGGTTCTCGTTACAGGATGCCCAGCATCAAGTATCAAGAACCAAGTATCAAGTACCCATAAAAAAACGCCCCGGAAAAACCGGAGCGTTATATTTTTTTAGCTATTGTTTATTCACCGTTGCCCATTCACTACCTATCCCAGGTAAGACTTCAGCGCACTGCTATAGCGCGCCTTTTGCAGGCGTTTAATAGCCCGTTCTTTGATCTGGCGTATACGTTCTTTGGTCAAATCGTATTTCTGACCGATCTGCTCAATAGTAACGCCATTTTCGCCATCCAGGCCAAAATATGCATTTACTATTTCAGCCTCTCTTGGGGAAAGCGATTTCAGCACCCGACGGATCTCATTGCGCAGCGAATCTTTCATCACATCATCATCCGTATCAGAACCGCCTTCCAGCAGATCACCCATGGCCACATCTTCCGCTTCGTGCACGGGTGCATCCAGTGAAGTATGGCGGGTATTGCTCTGGAAAATATTGTTGATCTCTGTTTCGCTCATTTCCAGCAGTTCAGATAACTCCTCTGTAGAAGGCTCTCTTTCGTGCTCCTGCTCAAAGGCCATATAGGCCTTGTTGGCTTTATTGTAGGTACCGATCTTATTCTGTGGCAAACGCACCAAACGTCCCTGCTCGGCCAAAGCCTGCAAAATAGACTGGCGGATCCACCAAACCGCATAGGAAATGAATTTAAAGCCCTTGGTTTCATCAAAACGCTGAGCCGCTTTTATCAACCCCAGGTTCCCTTCATTAATCAGGTCACTCAGCGAAAGCCCCTGGTGCTGGTATTGCTTGGCTACCGATACCACAAAACGCAGGTTCGCCTGCACCAGTTTATCCAGCGCACGCTGATCCCCCATTTTAAT
Proteins encoded in this region:
- a CDS encoding sigma-70 family RNA polymerase sigma factor, with product MRQLKIATQITNRDSQAVEKYLQEISKISMITPEEETTLAQKIKMGDQRALDKLVQANLRFVVSVAKQYQHQGLSLSDLINEGNLGLIKAAQRFDETKGFKFISYAVWWIRQSILQALAEQGRLVRLPQNKIGTYNKANKAYMAFEQEHEREPSTEELSELLEMSETEINNIFQSNTRHTSLDAPVHEAEDVAMGDLLEGGSDTDDDVMKDSLRNEIRRVLKSLSPREAEIVNAYFGLDGENGVTIEQIGQKYDLTKERIRQIKERAIKRLQKARYSSALKSYLG
- a CDS encoding DUF5715 family protein; its protein translation is MKRLLVYSLTLLLTSYAHFSVAAQSARYRAQLNIARQHGVPVLKSNAQLKTYVSKKKLTRVSSGKGYRVRGLDYSQPYLVPRAKTVLSQLAKAFYAKTGSTFTVTSLTRTTGSQNRLRRVNGNAVSGVSSHNYGSSFDISYVRFNGRKAPNSRLERALHAVLADFQARGQLLYIKEYHVSCFHVTAR
- a CDS encoding SDR family oxidoreductase, with the protein product MKVLVTGANGLVGSYVIKQLLEAGYEVYASSKNADLSSFAGERYHFRQMDFIDPYAVLEVFESIRPEVVVHSGAMSKPDDCERNQADAYETNVAGTVQLLLNAADHKSFFIFLSTDFIFNGETGMHKEEDATSPLSYYGRTKQEAEEAVREYGHDWSIVRTVFVYGKPLYGRNCFLTMLAGKLRKNEPFRVVNDQERTPTYVADLAKGVIAIIEKRATGIFHLSGSDVFTPYQMAMQVAKFMGIAQHRLEPVSSAELNELARRPLKSGLDISKARAVLGYEPVSFEEGLRKTLGE
- a CDS encoding GlxA family transcriptional regulator produces the protein MKKIFVYVPINGVIEAITPAVRIFQTANDFLAANGLPPKFKVELTGLKKTITLSEGPYTITVDRLLKDVSEADLFIVPALLHPSMATAVEANSAAFPQLTALHAKGTEMASLCLGAFLLAATGVLDGKKCSTHWAYYNEFMQLYPQVTIASGSVITDEAGVYSSGGANSIWNLLLYLVEKYTNREMAILLAKFFAIDIDRNSQNAFSIFKGQKDHPDEDIIKAQDFIEKNISERIAIDQLASMIAVSRRSFERRFKQATNNTVLEYIQRVRIEAAKRKFESRRLNINEVMYDVGYTDTKAFRDVFKKVTGLTPIEYRNKYYKPNLDISFTPGYGLS